The Nakamurella antarctica genomic interval TAAGCAGCAAGCAGGAACTTTGTCCGGCGGTGAGCAGCAGATGCTCGCGATCGGCCGCGCGTTGATGGGCAAGCCTCGGTTGCTGCTCCTCGATGAGCCGTCGATGGGCCTTGCACCGCTGATCGTTAACCAGATCTTCGACATTATTAAAGAGATCAACGTTGAGGGTGTGACGGTGCTGCTCGTGGAGCAGAACGCTTCTAAAGCGCTGGCATTGGCTAACCGCGGCTATGTTTTGGAAACCGGCGAGATCGTACTGTCCGGAACAGGCAAGGATCTGCTGGCAGACGACCGAGTCCGCGCTGCTTACCTCGGCGAGGAAATAGCGCACTAGTTCGTGGAATGGAGGATGGCCGGACCTGATGGTCCGGCCATCCTCCATTCCGAACGCTTCAGCAGGTGGATTGATCAGGAGCCATGTTTACGTCACTGACGCGTCTGCGACAAGCATCTCGTTCACGGTTGGGTCATCGGCTCGGGCTAGTCCAAATCAGCGCTACCGGTTTTCTTTTGGGGTACCACCGGTGTTGTGGTGCAGCTTGTCATTGCAGCGTCAGTGTTGGGACCCATCAGTATTGGTTTTTACCGGTTGGCCATCGCCGCAGTGGTGCTGTTGCTTTTCACCGCTAGACAACTTTCGGCGCTGATCCGAGCATTCCGTATCGCTCCTGGTGCCACGCTGGTATCTGGGGCAGGGCTCGGCGTTTATCAGGCGCTGTACTTTCTCGGAGTCGCATGGGCAGGTGTGGGTGTGGCCACAGTGGTGGCGCTGGGGATGGCGCCGATCCTCACTGCGACCTGGGAAAGTGTGCGCTCACGGACACGGCCCTCACCTCTCACCCTCAGCAGCGTGAGCGTGGCGCTGATAGGGCTCGCGATGGTGGCCACAGCGGGCACCGAGGTGACAGCTGCGGCTCCGAAGCCGGTACTGGGTCTTCTTGCTTCGGCCGGATCGGGGGTGCTGTATTCAATTACGGCATTAGTAAGTCGTCATGTTGCGCAGCGCATACCGGCTCTGATGTTGACCACCATGACGACAACCATCGGTGCATTGACCCTTCTGCCAATCGCTGTGGTCACGGGAATCGGCTTTAGCCCGAATCTTCGAACAATCAGTGGTTTGATTTTTCTCGGTGTCATGACAACGGCAGTGGCTTACGGGTTGTACTACGCCGGGCTGAAGACGGTTGCCGGTTCGACCGCGGCGGTGCTGACGCTGTTGGAGCCGGTCACGGCTGCTGTGCTGGCTGTGATTTTGCTGACCGAACCGATGTCCATGTGGACAGTCTTCGGATCCGTCTTACTGCTCAGTTCGATTGCTGCGCTGTACCTTTCGCCTATGCCTAGGCAAGGCGAGCCGTTATTGGCGGGTGGTCCACTCGAAATAGGGTATGTACTGGTCGACCACTTCCCGGATTCAACGCGGGGCGTCGATGTAATTGCACGTCAACCGAGCGGTGCAGATTCGCTTTCCGGCCTCGTTATGAATGACGACCTCCAGACTCGCGGTTGACCTTCCGGCGTGGGCAACGGAGCTGGTACCGGTCACCACGCCCTCGCGGGCGGAGCGGTGATGGGTGCAGTTGAGGTCGACGCCCACAGCAAGTTTTCCGGCCGGTGCCAGTGCCATCGCATGGATGGATCCCAAGCTTTCTGCCAACACCGCGCTCGCGCCCCCGTGCAGCAAACCGTACGGCTGAGTATTACCTGCGACGGGCATGGTGCCACTCACGCGGTCGGGGCCCATCTCGGTAATGACGATGCCGCACTTATTCGCCAGCGATCCGCCGTTATTGAGCGATTCGAGCGAGAACTTCAATGACGATGAGTCGGATGTGCTCACGGTGATGTCTCCCGGGAATATTTGGTGTGGGTCAGGGGGTGTGGGGCTGTCGGTCCCAAACCCTAGACTCAGCCAAGTGACGACAACGACTGTGCCCGCCCCGTCCCTGCTGTTGCTCGACGGGCATTCGCTGGCCTACCGCGCGTTTTTTGCGCTCCCAGCCGAAAAGTTTGCCGCAGCAAACGGTCAGCCGACAAACGCGGTGTATGGGTTTACGTCGATGCTCCTTAATCTGCTCAGGGACGAGAAGCCAACCCACGTCGCTGTGGCGTTTGATCTGTCTAGGGTGACGTGGCGCAGCGCGGAATTCCCGGAATATAAAGCGCAGCGGTCGGCGTCACCGGAAATGTTCAAGGGACAGGTCGAGCTGCTCAAAGAGGTGTTGGCCGCGCTGCGGATCCCGACCCTGACGGCGGAAAACTTCGAGGCCGACGATGTGATCGCCACGCTGACCGTGAAGGCGGTTGCCGAGGGGATGACCGTGCGGATCTGCACGGGAGATCGGGACTCCTTGCAGCTGGTGAACAAGGATGTGACCGTCCTCTATCCGATCAAGGGGGTCTCTGAGATGACGCGGTTCACCCCCGAGGCGGTCGAGGCGAAGTATGGGCTGACACCAAAGCAGTATCCGGATTTCGCAGCACTGCGCGGTGACCCGTCCGACAACTTGCCGGGCATCCCCGGAGTGGGGGAGAAGACCGCATCGAAATGGATCCGTGATTTCGGTTCCCTCACCGCACTGGTGGACAGGGTGGATGAGGTGGGCGGCAAAATTGGGACGTCCTTACGAGAGAACTTAAGCAACGTCCTGCTGAACCGGCGATTGACCGAGTTGGTGAAGGATGTGCCACTCGAGGTCAGCCCCATCGTTGACCTCCTCGCGCAGCCCTACGACCGTGAAGCGGTCCACGATATTTTCGACCAGCTTCAATTTCGGGTATTGCGGGAACGGTTGCTCGAGATGTTCCAGCAAACTGACGAGGCGAGTACTGCCGGATTCGAGGTTCGCACCCAAGAGCTCGCGACTGGGACGGTACGCGCTTGGCTGGACAAACATGCCCGCGGGACAACGGTGGGAATGTGGGTGCGGGGAAGCTGGCTGCTCGGAAGTGGTGATGCACAACAACTCTCACTGGCCGTTGCGAGTGGGCACGCTGGTGCCATCGACCTGGTGGGGATTTCCCCAGATGACGACGACGCCATCGCGCATTGGCTGGCCGATCCGACAGCGGCGAAGGTCGGCCACCAAATCAAAACTGCTACCAACATCTTGGCGGGGCGAGGCTGGACGCTCGCTGGCGTCGTGGGTGACACCGAACTAGAGGCTTACCTCGCACTGCCTGGGCAGCGCGCTTACGATCTCGGCGATCTGGCTCAGCGCTACCTGCACCGCAGTTTGGCGGCAGCGGATAACAACATTGCCGAAGTGCAACAGTCGCTATTCGACGCCAGTGGCATCGATAGCTCGGACATGCTCCGGGCGTTCGCGGTACTGGAGTTGGATACGGCGCTCAAGACCCAGCTCGCGGAGTCGGGCCAGTTGCGATTGCTCACAGACCTTGAATTGCCGTTGACAGAGGTACTGGGCCGTATCGAACGAACCGGCATTGCTGTGGACAGCGGCTACCTCCAAGAACTTCAGGCTGATTTTCTCGCCGAAGCGCATACCGCCGCACAGTCCGCCTACTCGGCGATTGGCAAGGAAGTGAACCTGGGATCACCTAAGCAACTCCAGGTCGTGCTCTTTGACGAGCTGGACATGCCAAAGACAAAGAAGACAAAGACCGGTTACACCACGGACGCCGACGCGCTCGTGTGGCTGCACGAGCAAACTCAGCACCCCTTCTTGACGCACTTGCTCCGACACCGAGATGTCACGAAGCTTCGCACCACGGTGGACGGGCTCCTGAAGTCGGTGGGCGACGATGGTCGCATTCACACCACCTTCCAGCAGACGATTTCCTCCACCGGGCGGCTTTCTTCCACCGAGCCGAACTTGCAGAACATTCCGGTGCGGACTGACGAAGGCCGACGCATTCGCAAGGTCTTTGTCGCAGACAAAGCGTATGAAAATTTGATCACCGCCGATTATTCGCAGATCGAAATGCGGATTATGGCCTCCCTTTCAGGTGACGAAGGTTTGATTGCCGCTTTCAACTCTGGAGAGGACCTGCATAGCTACGTGGGGTCGCAAGCTTTCGGCGTGCCCATTGGAGAAGTCAGCGCGGACATGCGACGGCGGGTCAAGGCAATGTCGTACGGCCTTGTTTACGGACTGTCAGCATTTGGATTGTCGGGGCAACTCAAGATCAGCCGTGAAGAAGCGCAAGGACAGATGGATGCCTACTTCAACCGGTTCGGTGCCGTTCGCGACTACTTGCGCGAGATTGTCGAAAAGGCGCGGCTGGTTGGCTATACCGAGACTGTGCTTGGCCGCAGGCGTTATCTTCCCGATCTGACGAGCGATAACCGGCAGCGTCGTGAATTGGCCGAACGTAATGCCCTTAATGCGCCGATCCAAGGTAGTGCGGCCGACATCATCAAGGTGGCAATGTTGAAGGTCGATGCCCGCATTGCTGCAGAGGGTATGACCTCGCGACTGTTGCTCCAGGTACACGACGAACTTCTCTGTGAGGTCGGTACAGGTGAGGAAGAAGCCCTGACGGCCGTGCTGAGGGAAGAAATGGCCGGGGCCTACGAACTATCGGTTCCCTTGGATGTTTCTGTGGGGGTGGGCGCTAGCTGGAATGCAGCGGCGCACTGACACCTGTGGTTTCGGCCTCACGTGATCCTTAAGCAGCACTGCACTGCACTGTGGGGAGATCACCCAGGGAGATCGCCCAGGGAGATCACCCTGGAAGATCACAGACAAAAATCGCAGTGCCGGGGAAGACCTCACCCCGCAGCCGTGACCACTGGCCCCACGTCGCTTCCAAATCGTCGGGCCACTCCGGTTCGATCAGGTCGGTGAGAGTGAACCCTGCCGCGACGATCTCGCGAATTCGATCGCCGAGCGTGCGGTGATGTTCGACGTAGGCGGGAACGCCGTCAGAGTCCACCTCTACGTAAGGGGAGCGGTCGAAATAGGAAGAGACCGCCTGCAGACCTTTCTCGCCGGGGTCATCCAGAAAGATCCAGCGCATGGGGTGCGTCACCGAGAACACCCACCTCCCACCCGGCCGCAGCACGCGCGCAACCTCCCGCATCACGAGCGCCGAGTCCGCGACGAAGGGCACAGCACCGAACGCACTGCAGGCAATATCGAACGACTGCGAGGCAAACGGCATCGCGCTGGCATCTGCCTGCACCAGCGGCGCGTGGAGGCCACTGCGAGTCGCAGCATCGGCGGCGTAGCTCAGCATCCCGGCAGACAGATCGAAGGCGGTGACCTGTGCGCCAGCGCCCGTCAGCCAGCGACCGCATGGCGCCGACCCGCAGCCCACTTCAAGAACGCGTAGACCCTCGACCTCTCCTAGAAGGTGAGCATCATCCTCACGCAGACCTTCAGGGCACCAAACAAAATCAGCATCTCCCAGAAAAGCCGCATGTTCTGCGTGATAGTCGCCGGCATCGGCATCCCACCAGCGGCGATTGGCCAGCCTCGAGTCTTGGGAACCGGCAGCGCGGTGCTGCGGGCGAGTCGGGCCCAGTATTTGTTCGGCGCTGAGGTGCTGTGTCGGCGCCTGTTCGGTCTGGGAGATAGCGGGAGTAAGTGGTCCAGTCACCTGTTCATCATGGCGTCTGGGAGGGGCGCTCCGCACCGCGATGTACCGGGCCGTCCTCAAGGTGCGACACGCAGTGGCACATGCGCTGGGAGTGCATTTGACCTGACCATGGGGAGCCAGGCTATTCTTAGCGTTGCGCTGTGGGTCCGTGCTGCCTCTGTCTGGAGCAGGCGGCCCTCGCCAAACCCTTCGAGCCGACCGGGGGAGCCCGAGAGGGCGCCTGCTTACGGCTTAGATGTGTGGACGCGAATCGGACATTGCAGCGTCCGCCAACGCTGGCATCCTGCCGGCAGATACACACACCCACCCCGGAGCACCCCACCACATGTCTGCACCCACCCGCACCGCCCCACAGGTCGCTATTAACGATATCGGGACGGCCGAGGATTTCCTCGCTGCAGTAGACCTCACCATCAAGTACTTCAATGACGGCGACATCGTCGAAGGAATCATCGTCAAGGTTGACCGTGACGAAGTTCTCCTCGACATCGGTTACAAGACCGAAGGTGTCATTCCCTCTCGCGAGCTGTCCATCAAGCACGACGTGGACCCCAGCGAAGTCGTCAAAGTTGGCGAGCACGTCGAAGCTCTCGTTCTCCAAAAAGAGGACAAAGAAGGCCGTCTGATCCTGTCCAAGAAGCGCGCTCAGTACGAGCGTGCATGGGGCACTATCGAGAAAATCAAGGAAGAAGACGGCGTCGTTTCCGGAACCGTCATCGAAGTTGTCAAGGGTGGACTCATCATTGACATCGGTCTGCGCGGCTTCCTGCCCGCGTCCTTGGTGGAAATGCGCCGCGTTCGCGACCTGCTGCCCTACGTCGGCAAGGTCCTCGACGCCAAGATCATCGAGCTTGACAAGAATCGCAACAACGTCGTGCTCTCCCGCCGTCAGTGGTTGGAGCAGACCCAGTCCGAGGTTCGCAGCGAATTCCTCAACCAGCTCGCAAAGGGCCAGGTTCGCAAGGGTGTCGTGTCCTCGATCGTCAACTTCGGTGCCTTCGTGGACCTGGGCGGCGTCGACGGACTCGTTCACGTTTCCGAGCTGTCCTGGAAGCACATTGACCACCCGTCCGAGGTCGTCGAGGTTGGCCAGGAAGTCACCGTCGAGGTTCTCGACGTCGACATGGACCGCGAGCGTGTGTCGCTGTCCCTCAAGGCCACCCAAGAAGATCCGTGGCGTCACTTCGCCCGTACCCATGCCATTGGCCAGGTTGTGCCGGGTCGCGTCACCAAGCTCGTTCCGTTCGGTGCGTTCGTTCGCGTCTACGACGGGATCGAAGGCCTCGTGCACATCTCCGAGTTGGCTGGACGCCACGTGGAGATCCCCGAGCAGGTTGTCACGGTCGAGGATGAAATCTTCGTTCGCGTCATCGATATCGACCTCGAGCGTCGCCGGATCTCGCTGTCGTTGAAGCAGGCCAACGAGGGCATCACCCCGGAGACCGAATTCGACGAGGTTCGCGCGCAGTACGGCGTTGTCGATCACTACGACGAGACCGGCAACTTCTTGCCGCCGGAAGGCTTCGACGTCTCCACCGGCGAATGGCTGGAAGGCTTCGACAGCCAGCGCGAGACCTGGGAGAAGGTCTACGCGGATGCGCAGGCTGTTTACGCCTCCCACCTCAAGCAGGTCGCAGCAGCGATTATCGCCGATGCTGAAGCTGCCGAGCCAGCGAACTACTCCTCCACCTCGGGTGATTCAGCCGAGGCATCGGATGAGGACATCGCTGCCGGAACATCGGGCTCAAGCAACGCGCCCACCGGTTCGCTGGTCAACGACGAGCAACTCGCAGCGTTGAAGGAAAGACTCGCGGGTAGCTGACCCTTCGCACCTCACCAGGAGCCCCACACCGTTAAAGGTGTGGGGCTCCTGGTTTTCGTCCCCACCGCAGTGCAGAGTTTTCTCACATTTCGTACTAGATCGGCGGGGCGAACGGGGAGTTCGACTTACCATCAGTACCGTCATCCACATGCTGAAAACCAAGCCCGTCATCGGTGCCGTTGTGTTGTGTCTCGCCCTCGCTGGGTGCGGTGCAAGCTCCACAGCACGAGGCACCACCACCGTGACCATGACAGCCTCGGCGACCCAGACTCCGGAAGCCCCCGTCACTGTCCCTGCCACAGCGGCGACAGTGAGTGCGCCGATGACAACAGGCTCCACCGATGCTCCTGCTGCGGAGGCTACTTCGGCCACTACGACGGGCTCCGCAGATGGCTCTGCGCCGGGGACCGCCGACTCTGCAAGTGCCAGTGGCTCGGTTCCGGCATCGGGCGAATCCACGACTCCGGCTGATGCCACATTCGCTGGTCCGTTTGTGGCTGTCGATCCGTTGAAGCAGGACTGCGACAAGATCCTCAATGCAACTGAAATCGCCACCGCCATGGGCGCGAGCGTTCCGGCTGCCACCAATGTGATCATGGATGTCGCGAACGCCGACCGGAAAACAACGGGACGCAAAAAGTGCCTTTACGGTGTGTCCGCGGACAGAGCCGGTGGCGTAGTGACAGTGGTTCTGACGCAATATGAGGATGCTGCCGCTGCAGCGTCGCAAATCGCCACGACCGTCAAATCTGAGAAGGGCCAAGGGGCGACCGCGTCGGTGGTAACCGTCAAGGGCTTGCCGGCGCAGGTTTTGTTGCGTGATGGCGGGCTCATCGTGGCCCAGTACGACACATGGACGCTGTCCGTCGTGGTCGCGGACAAGATCGTGGATGCAGCCAAACTCCCCGCGGCTCTTGCCGCTGTCGGGGATTACGCGCTGACACAGATTGTCGGCTGAAAACTTCATTGCCGCCGATGTCGGCGGGAGTGCACCCGACGACGTGGAACGCGGTATCTTCACACGGTCTGAGCGGGCAAAACCTGCCATGGCATGGCGGGACGTG includes:
- the polA gene encoding DNA polymerase I, with the protein product MSPGNIWCGSGGVGLSVPNPRLSQVTTTTVPAPSLLLLDGHSLAYRAFFALPAEKFAAANGQPTNAVYGFTSMLLNLLRDEKPTHVAVAFDLSRVTWRSAEFPEYKAQRSASPEMFKGQVELLKEVLAALRIPTLTAENFEADDVIATLTVKAVAEGMTVRICTGDRDSLQLVNKDVTVLYPIKGVSEMTRFTPEAVEAKYGLTPKQYPDFAALRGDPSDNLPGIPGVGEKTASKWIRDFGSLTALVDRVDEVGGKIGTSLRENLSNVLLNRRLTELVKDVPLEVSPIVDLLAQPYDREAVHDIFDQLQFRVLRERLLEMFQQTDEASTAGFEVRTQELATGTVRAWLDKHARGTTVGMWVRGSWLLGSGDAQQLSLAVASGHAGAIDLVGISPDDDDAIAHWLADPTAAKVGHQIKTATNILAGRGWTLAGVVGDTELEAYLALPGQRAYDLGDLAQRYLHRSLAAADNNIAEVQQSLFDASGIDSSDMLRAFAVLELDTALKTQLAESGQLRLLTDLELPLTEVLGRIERTGIAVDSGYLQELQADFLAEAHTAAQSAYSAIGKEVNLGSPKQLQVVLFDELDMPKTKKTKTGYTTDADALVWLHEQTQHPFLTHLLRHRDVTKLRTTVDGLLKSVGDDGRIHTTFQQTISSTGRLSSTEPNLQNIPVRTDEGRRIRKVFVADKAYENLITADYSQIEMRIMASLSGDEGLIAAFNSGEDLHSYVGSQAFGVPIGEVSADMRRRVKAMSYGLVYGLSAFGLSGQLKISREEAQGQMDAYFNRFGAVRDYLREIVEKARLVGYTETVLGRRRYLPDLTSDNRQRRELAERNALNAPIQGSAADIIKVAMLKVDARIAAEGMTSRLLLQVHDELLCEVGTGEEEALTAVLREEMAGAYELSVPLDVSVGVGASWNAAAH
- a CDS encoding class I SAM-dependent methyltransferase, with the protein product MTGPLTPAISQTEQAPTQHLSAEQILGPTRPQHRAAGSQDSRLANRRWWDADAGDYHAEHAAFLGDADFVWCPEGLREDDAHLLGEVEGLRVLEVGCGSAPCGRWLTGAGAQVTAFDLSAGMLSYAADAATRSGLHAPLVQADASAMPFASQSFDIACSAFGAVPFVADSALVMREVARVLRPGGRWVFSVTHPMRWIFLDDPGEKGLQAVSSYFDRSPYVEVDSDGVPAYVEHHRTLGDRIREIVAAGFTLTDLIEPEWPDDLEATWGQWSRLRGEVFPGTAIFVCDLPG
- the rpsA gene encoding 30S ribosomal protein S1, producing MSAPTRTAPQVAINDIGTAEDFLAAVDLTIKYFNDGDIVEGIIVKVDRDEVLLDIGYKTEGVIPSRELSIKHDVDPSEVVKVGEHVEALVLQKEDKEGRLILSKKRAQYERAWGTIEKIKEEDGVVSGTVIEVVKGGLIIDIGLRGFLPASLVEMRRVRDLLPYVGKVLDAKIIELDKNRNNVVLSRRQWLEQTQSEVRSEFLNQLAKGQVRKGVVSSIVNFGAFVDLGGVDGLVHVSELSWKHIDHPSEVVEVGQEVTVEVLDVDMDRERVSLSLKATQEDPWRHFARTHAIGQVVPGRVTKLVPFGAFVRVYDGIEGLVHISELAGRHVEIPEQVVTVEDEIFVRVIDIDLERRRISLSLKQANEGITPETEFDEVRAQYGVVDHYDETGNFLPPEGFDVSTGEWLEGFDSQRETWEKVYADAQAVYASHLKQVAAAIIADAEAAEPANYSSTSGDSAEASDEDIAAGTSGSSNAPTGSLVNDEQLAALKERLAGS
- a CDS encoding PaaI family thioesterase — its product is MSTSDSSSLKFSLESLNNGGSLANKCGIVITEMGPDRVSGTMPVAGNTQPYGLLHGGASAVLAESLGSIHAMALAPAGKLAVGVDLNCTHHRSAREGVVTGTSSVAHAGRSTASLEVVIHNEAGKRICTARLTCNYIDAPR